The genomic window catctctctgtctccctctctccatctctctgtctccctctctccatctctctgtctccctctctccatctctctgtctccctctctccatctctctgtctccctctcttcatctctctgtctccttccctctctctgtctccctctctccatctctctgtctccctctcttcatctctctgtctccttccctctctctgtttccctctctccatctgtctccctctctccctccacccccagagagaggtagagggaggaggtCAGCCGTGCCTCATACACCCACCAGGGGGACACCCCACTGGGCTGGCCTTCTCCAGGGCGGGAGTCATGGCCCCGCCCCCGAACACAGCCACCCACAGCTTGCTGTTGAGGGGGTGGGCCAGGACGCGGAACAGCTCGTTGCTGGAGTGCGTGGCGAGGCCGTGGACGAACAGGCTGAGGAAGACGGAGGACAGGATCTCACACAGCAGCACGGCCACGCTCGGCTGGACGTCCTCCCCCGCAGAGCTCAGCAGCCGCACCAGAGACGCCatgcctggggggagggagggagggaggggaaggagacagggagggagggaggaaggaaggaaggagaagaaaggtagggagaggagtaaggagacagggagagagagaggaggaaggagacagggagagagaggaggaaggagacagggagagagaggaggaaggagacagggagagagagaggaggaaggagacagggagagagaggaggaaggagacagggagagagaggaggaaggagacagggagagagaggaggaaggagacagggagagagagaggaggaaggagacagggagagagagaggaggaaggaaacagggagagagaggaggaaggagacagggagagagaggaggaaggaaacagggagagagagaagaggaggggcagtgggaggtggatggagagatgaagggagggaggggagcggggagaggaggagaaagacagcAAAGATGGGACAGTCAAACTGAACCTCAGAGCAGTGAACAGCATGCGTTTCACTCATCCAGTGGGAGAGTGAAGACGGTGAGGGGGTCTGGGGCGAGGTGTACCTGGCCACTGggcggggggggtgttgggCAGGAGGGTGCCCCCCAGGCTGGTGGTCCTGGGGGGGGCCGTGGGGCACAGCAGCTCACTCTGGTACACCATGCCCGTGAACTGGTTCACATGactgcaaacaaacaaacaacaacaacatgatgATTCCACTTCTTGGGGGGGTGTCATTCATTAGGTTTTGaattttttaaaccttttaaAAAGGTTTATAGTCTAACAAttgatttctccctctctttttcatcctcttaaaaaaaagaattccgTGCGGGTGTTTGGGTGAAAAAGACCTTTCGCTGTACGGTTAAAAGCTGTGAGTTACCCACCTAGCTGAGAGTAAATACATCATGCTGGCCTGTTCTACATTCTTCAAACATTTACAGAAACCGAGTTTCAGAAACTCAAGAGGTCTTTCTTCGTAAAATTAGAATCCATCTGCACCCATGAAATGCTGATAGGACAGCCTCACGACTCCATGACTACAGTAAGTAGTACAGTGTAACCCTCTGGTTACAGTCAAGAACTCAACAGCAGATGTATGGATGATGCCCTGAACCTCATCCCCACATCAAAGAGCTCTCGCTTaatggggagaggaagaggaggggagagagggggatgggaggacggagatgaggaggaggaggaggagaaagaggaagaggagaggaggaggaagaggaagaggaggaggagaggaacaggaagaggaggatagggCCCAGGGACAGCAGAGGCATGAAGGGTTGTGTTGGATGGCGACTCACTAACCACATAATAAGACTAATACCACTCTATATTGTTCTCACTAACAGGCCAAATCCACTGCTAAACTTCCCTCCTGGCAGATATATCCAAGCCTGTGGTTAATatggtggcgtgtgtgtgtgtgttctggtgaaAGCCAGAGCAGGTTAGAGGAGAAGGATCGTAGTGATGTCACTAACACTGACTGCCGTCCCCTGACCTGCATAGCACCTCTccgatgtcacacacacaatataaccGTGGAAACACTTCAGCAAACCTTCCCCCAAATTCTCTCTTACACGGGCAAAACATCGACTTCCCAGGGGGTTAATTAGCATAACAAAGAACGTGTTAAATTAGAAGAAGAAGCTAATTTGGTCTGACTGCTGCGTCTGTGTGCACAGGAGGGgtgcggcgtgtgtgtgtgtgtggtgagaagcAAAGCAGGAAAACAGGGGCTTCTCACTAAACAAAGAGCCCTACCAAGTCAACAATATTAGGGCTGGCTGagggcgcagacacacacacacacacacacacacacaagtttaaaGCATCTTTAAAACATCCCCCTTAATCAtcaactcttctctctctccattcctccagcAGATgggctcacctgtgtgtgtgcccagcacacagacactggtagatgcaggcagacagggaggcagcCAGGCTGTGCATCACGTAGATCTGCAGCGGTCAGAACAGTCAGAACAGAACCAGTCAGAACAGGAGCAGTCAGAACAGGAGCAGTCAGAACAGGAGCAGTCAGAACAGGAGCAGTCAGAACAGGAGCAGTCAGAACAGGAGCAGTCAGAACAGGAGCAGTCAGGACAGGAGCAGTCAGGACAGGAACAGTCAGAACAGGAGCAGTCAGAACAGGAGCAGTCAGAACAGGAGCAGTCAGGACAGGAGCAGTCAGAACAGGAGCAGTCAGGACAGGAGCAGTCAGAACAGGAGCAGTCAGAACAGGAGCAGTCAGAACAGGAGCAGTCAGAACAGGAGCAGTCAGAACAGGAGCAGTCAGGACAGGAGCAGTCAGAACAGGAGCAGTCAGAACAGGAGCAGTCAGAACAGGAGCAGTCAGAACAGGAGCAGTCAGAACAGGAGCAGTCAGAACAGGAGCAGTCAGAACAGGAGCAGTCAGGACAGGAGCAGTCAGAACAGGAGCAGTCAGAACAGGAGCAGTCAGAACAGGAGCAGTCAGGACAGGAGCAGTCAGAACAGGAGCAGTCAGAACAGGAGCAGTCAGAACAGGAGCAGTCAGAACAGGAGCAGTCAGAACAGGAGCAGTCAGAACAGAACCAGTCAGAACAGGAGCAGTCAGGACAGGAGCAGTCAGAACAGGAGCAGTCAGAACAGGAGCAGTCAGGACAGGAGCAGTCAGAACAGGAGCAGTCAGAACAGGAGCAGTCAGGCTCCCCATGCAAAACCATCCCTCAGGACCAGTCCTGCTCACAGTTACATCATCACATGACAACAAACTcatcattctttatttctttatgTATGTAATACtggtctctccatctgtctgtagACCGAGAGACTAAAAGGATCATggtttatgatgtgtgtgtgtgtgagacctcgTTGTTGACCAGgtcggggtgagggggtgaatcCAGGGCGTTGATGGTGTGCAGGATGTCGTGGGTCAGGTTGGTCAGGTGGACGATGGGATTGGCTACCACGGTTTTGGCGCTGGCAGTACAAGCCAataggagagggatggagtggtGGTGTGGACTGGGAGCCATCGCTGATTGGACACTGTCGTCCTGGAGACGCAAGATAGGGGAGGAACGAGGGTGTCACATgtggatacgcacacacacacacaacacacacacagaggacacatgcacacacctctgACAGCTGCACAAATACACGttgaaaagacacacacacatgcagaaggaAAACACATCAAGTAAACAAACAACAGGAAGGAGACGTCAGGGTGTAAccagctgaggtgacagagaggagcagagagctgCTGGGATGGGGAACAGCAGCCAGACATTCAGGCTGAGGCAGGGGTAGCTGtcatcctgtatgtgtgtgtgtgtgcgtgtgtctgtgtgtgtgtgtggtgtgtggtgtgtgtgtggtgtgtgcgtgtgtctgtgtgtgtgtgtggtgtgtgtgtgtgcgtgtgtgtgtgcgtgtgtgtggtgtgtggtgcgtgtggtgtgtgtgtgtggcgtgtgtgcgtgtgtgcttgtgtgtgtggtgtgcgtgtgcgtggtgtgtggtgtgcgtgtggtgtgcgtgtgtgcttgtgtgtgtgtgtgtgcggtgtgtgtgtgtgtgttacctgctgggACTCCTGCAGCAGCAGGATAAGCTCCATGCGTACGGAGGCCAGCCCTCCCCCATGGGAGCCGTGCAGACTGCAGTAGCTCAGGAACATCCTCAGCAGGGGCTGGTTCCTCTGGAGCCACAGCCTCCGGGTCCTGCCCCggccctccccagcctcccccctctcgtctcccccggctccctccccctccagggcctggtcctggtccaggaCCAGGCAGGGTGTGTAGTTGCAGACGCTCCTCAGTGctgccacctccctctccagccagaGGCACAGCTGGTGCCTCAGCTTGCCCCCGTCCAGCTCCGAGCCGCTGGCCAGCGTCCGCAGCTCCGCCGTCAGTATCTTCAGGCAGGCGCCGAACTTCAGCTGGGCCGCCAAGATGTCGTCTGACGCTGCCACGACGACGGCATCGTCATCGTCGGGGGTGACGGAGGTTTCCGTCGACGGGGAGACGGAGTCCTGGAGCACGACGGGGGTGTTATTAGCATCCCCTCGTTCCTCGACGcagccccccccttcctcctcatcatcatcccactTCAGGTCCAGGGGTTCTGTCGGGGCCAAGCAGGGTTGGCTCCAGTCAAAGCTCAGCACCGATTCCGACCGGCTGACCGACAAGCTGCCAGACAGAGACTCCGTCCCGTTCACAACCGGCTGGGACCAATCCAGCTCCGAGGCCTGCTCCCTCCTCGAAGCCTCCCCCTCGCCTGACCCCGCGCCCGGCTCCGAGGCTCCGGAGGCGGGGTGGTCCTGGCTGAGGAGCACCCTGGAGCGGGTGTGGGCCTTGGGCATCTTGGAGAGCACCTCCAGGGCCAGCATGGGGCAGCccgcctgcaggtgtgtgtgggccgCCGTGAAGAACAGCTTCCTCTCCAGCAGGGTGATGGAGTCGAGCCGGCGGCCCTGCGCCGTCAGGCCCCCGCGGGCGCGCTCAGACGAGCCCAGGTGGCGGCGGAGCAGCAGGGGGTGGGTGCGGAGGAAGGTGTAGAAGTTAAACACCTCCGGGTTGCAGGGAGACATGGACGACACACCTGCAAGGACACACAGCGTTATACTGACACAGTAACCAGAGAGAACCACAGTGTGGGTGtactgttcctgtgtgtgtgttgttcctgtgtgtgtgtgtactgttcctgtgtgtgtactgttcctgtgtgtgtgtgtgtgtgtgtgtgtgtgtgtactgttcctgtgtgtgtgtgtgtgtgtgtgtgtactgttcctgtgtgtgtgtgtgtgtacccatgcTGCTGGCAGGCTGCTCCAGCAGGGTTTCCAGGGCGTGGCTGTAGTCCTCCAGTACCCAGAGGGCCATGCTGCGCAGGAAGGGGTCTGGGTGGGGAGCCATCTTGGTCCCACGACACGGAGCAGGGAGAAGAAACAGCTGCTGTTAGCCCCTTCTGCACCCTTCTGACTGATCAAGTATCATCGTATCCAGGGGGAGGGTGACCCTGTCAGCAGTAAgaccctgcttcctgtcaggGGTCAGCGTGGAGGCCTACCTGCGTGTCGCGGCCCAGCACGTGTCTGTGGAGGATGCGTTTGTACGTGGAGGCCGTCTCGAACTCAGACTCGTACAGCCTGGCGATGACCAGAGCCAGCTGCAAGTcctgcagcttctccacacacacctggggaacCACGGCAACAGCACCGctcagcttcctgtctgtgggCCAGTCTCAATAGGCTGGAGAGGTGTCCTCTATGTGGGCCAGTCTCAATAAGCTATACACAGTACTGCATTGTATAACTATATACTGCATATATCCTGCATTATAGAAGCACATACTTCATGTACCCTGCACAAACTCTATGCTGCAATTATCCTGCTTGTTCCTAGCTGTCAGCTCACCTCCACGGCGTCCCTGAGGGAGCCAGCCAATAGGAAGAAGGCGGCAGCGTGCTGGAAGCGCTGCTTTCCCAGGAGGGAGAAGGCGTTCTTCAGCGCCGCCTTCCTCCAGCGCTCCTCGCTGAAGTTGTTGCTGAAGAAGGCTGTCATCTTGGAGTTGTTCTGAGACCTGTGAGGAGGCACAACAAAGAGAGACGTCAAGACGCGCTAGGAGGTGACAGGAGCGCAGCTCAGCTCGTCTACAGggggcagaggtgtgtgtgtgtgtgtgtgtgtgagaacgagagcatgtgtgcatgagtgagtgagacagtTTGAGTAGATGTGAGCGTGcgcatgtttgtgtgaaagaatgagggaaagagaggaatagaaagcgggagagaaagagaaagagaggacagagagggagagagagacaaagagagacggagagagagagacggagagagagagacagagagggagagagagagagacagagagggagagagagagagacagagagggagagagagagagacagagagagagagagacacagagagagagagagagagagagagagagagagagagagagagagagagagagagagagagagagagagagagagagggagagggagagggggggaggatgtacagtgtgacagagaggcagagtgcGTTTGCAGTCGTACCTGTACAGACCCCAGACCACTGCCTTCTTCTTCATAGCCAGATAGAAGACGGCTGCATCCAGAGGATCGTTGTTCCTTTGAAAAGACACCTTGGCAACCTGACGCAccatgacaacaacaacacaaacagcAGTGTGAAGTCGCAGGTATGTCTTATGTAGGTCATGCATTGATCAGAAAAGTACTAACTTTTAGACTTGACAAGGAGATGCTAACTCTCTCCTTGCTGTTGACacctccctcgctctgtcttATGTCAGGTGCATCAATACATAAACATCACCTCTGATCATCTACTCTAACTGCATGTTATATAAACCCTGCACTAACATGTTGTTATCTAAACCCTGTactacctacctacccacccacacacacacacacacacacacacacacacacacacacctctacatgtCTAAATcttatcttacatttacatttagtcatttagcagacgctcttatccagagcgacttatagtaaagtacagggacattacccccgaggcaagtagggtgaagtgccttgcccaaggacacaacgtcatttggcagagccgggaatcgaaccggtaaccttcagattactagcccgactccctaaccgctcagccacctgactccccttatcTAGATGTCATCATCTCTAGCGTCGTCCCCTGACCTTCTCGATGCAGCGCCGCAGCTTGTCCCCGCTGCGGAGCCACCAGCCCAGGCCCATTGAGCAGAGCTCCGCCCAGGACGGGTCCCCTCTCTGCAGCCCCGGCAGCAAGcccaccagctcctcctccgcctccgagTGGAACGCCCACGCGTAGTGACAGGTggagaggcctggggggggagggaggggggaggggggagaggagaggggggaggggggagaggagagaagaggagaaaggggaaatggggaaggagagagagaaagaggcagtgaGGATGGTAAGTGAGTGAGTTAacaagacacagaaacacacacacacacacactgagcacacacacacagtgtctgtgGGCCTACCCTGGAGGAGCAGCGGTGAGCGGTgagcagggggcagggaggtgagcaGGAAGGTGTGGAGCCTCACAGCCAGCAGGAACTTCAGACCGCACTCATCCAACGTCTCTCCACCTGGGCACGCCacaacatgtttttgtttgacATCTCAATCACATATTTTAAAACCTGTTCTAATCGAATATTAATCCGAACCCTGTTCTTATTTAATGTAAATCTAAAAACCTGTTCTAATTTTATAATCTAAACCCTATTCTAATCTAATGCTAATCTGAACCCTaatctggggagtcaggtggctgagcggggagtcaggtggctgagcaattagggaagcgggctagtaatcagaaggttgccagttcgattcccggccatgcaaaaatgacgttgtgtccttgggcaaggcacttcaccctacttgcctcgggggggtatgtccctgtacttactgtaagtcgctctggataagagctaaatgactaaatgtaatctcCCTGCGTTCCTCTGACCTTTGCTCTTGGCCTGGCAGGCGCGCAGGTCGGTGCTGGTGGAGGCGATGGTGTCGGCCAGGGCCATGAGGGACATCTGCTCCATGCGAGTGAGTCCAGGCAGGCTGGAGTGCAGCAGGTGGCTGGAGAGCACCTGGGCGTGCTCCGGCCCGAAGAAGGCGGGGCTGTACCTGGACAGGTCGATGACCTTCGACCCCGCGTCCTCGCCCTCGCCGTCCAGGGGGTCCAGGTCGGCGCCGGGGGGCGCGTGGAAGAGCTCGTCGTAGGCGTCCGTCTGGCTGGAGCCATGGCCGCTGTCGCCGCTGACACTGCCCCGCTGGTCtactggggaggggggcggagtcAGAGAAGACACTCTCATCCAATGGGGGTAAGGGattgaagaggggaggagaaggctgtgtggggaggagggggaaaggggagacgaggggggtagggagggagatgggggaatagggagagagtaggggtgGAGACCTACCAggcttggaggaggaggaggaggaagaggaggaagaggaggagagacctacCAGGCTTGGAGCTTGTCTCCTGATCAGCCGCCAGCAGGGCGTAGAGGGGCAAGGGGGGGATGGAGTCGATCTCTGTGTAGTCGGAGGCGGAGCTCTCGGCCTTGCTGAGGAAGCGGGAGTCGCGAGCCGTGCTGCCGCCGGCGCTGATTGCCCGGGACCGGAGACGTCGCTCCTGACTGGTGGAGCTGTCTCTAAGGGCAACAATCTCCCCAGCGATGCACTTCACCAGGTGAGAGAGGATGGCCTTCGCCCTGTGCACCTGCAACAGCATGTTGGATCCAATGAAATGCACGTCATTTTATGATTTATTTAGCTGCTTTGCCTTCTTGAGTTGATAGCTGATTAGTGATTGTGTGTTCCTACCTTGCCCAGGTCCATGAGTTCCAGCAGCTGGATTGGGTGGTACTGGggcagagtgggggagaggtggtgcGCTGCCTCAAACAGCCCGCAGTCCTCCATCTCCACGGGCAGGTCGTACGCTGTCTTCTTCCCACTCAGCTTCTGGGCCAGGCTGGTCATGGAGCGTGTCAGCGCCCTCCTGGGCGgggccagcccctcctcctggctctgctggagggtggaggggatggacgAGGAGCTGCCCCTGGCGTCTGGGGCGGGTGGAGGCCTGGAGGGGGGCTGCCACTGGGAATACACGTGCATCTCACAGTCCATCCCCACCACCAGGATGCCGTCCCGGACCCAGGACAGGCACACGGGCACAGGGAGGGAGCCCTCCACAGACGACACCAGCTCCACGGAGCGCAGCAGGACCATCCGGGCAGGGCTGTGGCTGGGCCTGTCCGCCCCAGACAGGCCCAGCTCTGGGGGCTTCCCAGACAGCAGGCCGTACATGTAGAGCCTGGAGCCCACCCCCACCGTCAGGATGTGGGAGCCGTCCTCCCTGGAGACCCAGTCCAGGTGGACCAGGGGCCCCCCACCGAGGCCCTCCTGGCAGGAGGGGGCCAGGTCCGgggggggcaggtccggggggctGTCTGGAGGGACGTGGATGGTGTTGTTGATGaggatgttgttgttggaggGAGTGTGGTCAGAGTCTTCCAGAGTCAGAGTCTGTTCTAGAACCCACTGGGAACCTCCCGTGGACTCGCACTGGAAGATCTCCACGTGGACCAGAGGCGCcctgaggctggggttgaggctacGGCTGAGGTCGGAgttggggctggggtaggggctggggctgcGGTCAGAGGTGAGGTTTAGACAGAGGTGAGGGTTGGAGCTGGGGTTAGGGGCGTGGCTCAGGATGGCGTACGGTGACGAGGTGctcgggggaggggaggagggggtgtgtcgGTACGCCACGGCCAACCGGCTCGTGTGACAGCAGCTAACCTCCACTGGTCGACCCGACACGCTCACCGCACTGCTATTGGCCAGCCCTTCCTCCACCAGCAGAGGCCATTCCTCCCATTGGTAGGTGAGGTCCGGGGAGGCCAGAGGCTCCGCCCCCGTGACGCTGCAGCGCCAGAAGCGTACCtggttgtcggaacaggaagtggcgaTGAGGTAGGGGGCGCGGCCggctggctggagggaggaggcactTAGGTGACCTGGAACACAAGATCACCTGAGTGATCACCTGAGCCTTCAACAACCATGGGGGGATTTAGgcttgacatgtgtgtgtgtgtgctctgggtgtgtgtgtgtgagtgcagaccTGCAGAGAGCGTGGCGGTGAGGACCtgcacccctgtgtgtgtgctctgggtgtgtgtgctctgggtgtgtgtgtgtgagtgcagaccTGCAGAGGGCGTGGCGGTGAGGACCtgcacccctgtgtgtgtgctctgggtgtgtgtgtgtgtgtgctctgggtgtgtgtgtgtgtgtgtgtgctctgggtgtgtgtgtgtgagtgcagaccTGCAGAGGGCGTGGCGGTGAGGACCtgcacccctgtgtgtgtgctctgggtgtgtgtgtgtgagtgcagaccTGCAGAGGGCGTGGCGGTGAGGACCtgcacccctgtgtgtgtgctctgggtgtgtgtgtgctctgggtgtgtgtgtgtgtgtgtgctctgggtgtgtgtgtgctctgggtgtgtgtgtgtgagtgcagaccTGCAGAGGGCGTGGCGGTGAGGACCtgcacccctgtgtgtgtgctctgggtgtgtgtgctctgggtgtgtgtgtgtgagtgcagaccTGCAGAGGGCGTGGCGGTGAGGACCtgcacccctgtgtgtgtgctctgggtgtgtgtgctctgggtgtgtgtgtgtgagtgcagaccTGCAGAGGGCGTGGCGGTGAGGACCTGTATCCCCGGGGGTAGGCTGACGTCCTGGCTGCAGAGGCGCTGGGTGGACAGGGACAGGCGGCGGGCGCTCTGCAGGTTGGAGGTGCAGCAGGGCCGCCTCCCTCGCGCCGCAGGAGGGCTGAAGCTGAACGAGCCCTTCTGGGGAGACGAGCCCGGAGCAGGGGCCTCCTCTGGAGGAACATCACACTGGGGTCACTAAAGCTGGGGTCACTAAAGCTGGGGTCACTAAAGCTGGGGTCACTAAAGCTGGGGTCACTAAAGCTGGGGTCACTAAAGCTGGGGTCACTAAAGCTGGGGTCACTAAAGCTGGGGTCACTAGTATCACTGCTGTACAGCTGGTATCACTAATGAATGTATTGTACAACTAGAACAGATGCTGGAGTCATCATGCTAGATTTGTCGTTGATACAGCAGGTACAAACAGAGTTTTGTTTATGTGTTGTAGCTTGTACACTAATAATCCCTTCAAAGTGTTGCATGGTTGAAACTTAATTCTTTTGAAAGGTATTGATCCgtttttgtgttgtagttcatTCACACTTGCCAGTATACTTATAATTTATAAGTCATGtgttatatttattttaactgtATTGTTTACAGTTACTGTGGGTTGCACAGTTTCCTCACTGCGTTTGAAAGTATTTTTGGACCGTGTGCAGGTTCTGGTCCGTAACCATGGTGACGGGGCAGGGTGTATCTGAGTGCTGGTGCGTACCCATGGTGACAGGCAGAGCGTCCAGCTGCAGGTGCCACatgtgcaggagagacttgCCTGTCTGGGtcagctccaccaccaccaggaaGAACCTGGCACAGaagactgccacacacacacacacacacacacacacagagagagacacacacacacagagagagagagacatacacacacacagagagagagagagagagagagagacacacacacacagacagagagagagagacacacacacagacagagagagagagagagagacacacacacagacagacagacagagagagagagagagagagagagagagagagagagagagagagagagagagagagagagagagagagagagagagacacacacacagacagagagagagagagagagagagagagagagagagagagagagagagagagagacagacacacacacacagaaagagacacacacacagagaaacagacacacaca from Osmerus eperlanus chromosome 28, fOsmEpe2.1, whole genome shotgun sequence includes these protein-coding regions:
- the dmxl1 gene encoding dmX-like protein 1 isoform X1 — encoded protein: MNLHQVLTGAVNPGDNCFSVGNINNQPFTAYASGCDVVILGSDFERLQIIPGAKHGNIQVGCVDCSLQGGQIAASYGSIVCIFQPVLLQSDRTSTKPSYQWQRRERILLQSAARNLAWHPAGTHLLTGSTSLQLWSCRDDSEEEEEEEEEDRGQTGLTSGDEGQKAGMTISDSHSSWRCIWNCRTASPVHLMKFSPDGEFFATAGQDDCLVKVWYSTSKWQAGVSKLFSPPEPGSHHGDLDLSFVYLAHPRSVTGLSWRKTSRYMPRGSVCNVLLTCCKDSVCRLWAETLLPGDSLLSGHHSDPLLATATGRKASSSARTQNKKSQELNLQESWRVSGLRGVAQPSLTGCLPHQAGRHHAHKTTAPPHANGLCHFHIAASINPATDIPLLPSISSLCGADEEEPGGPFTVHWLNNKELHLTLAMEVFLQQLRGSLEGQASDHTHREDVDASEDDPGRGPPSEEAGAGAGAGAPLQPPALAVEHHVEVLLDEWSRAADMLFSIHPMDGSLLVWHVDWLDEFQPGMFRQVQVSFVSRIPVAFPTGDANSLSRSVVMYACNKNVDLAIQHGRRRPARSLPRSSSTLISYGGQAKAPPSAGSRLSIFTPNVLMISTHADGSLNQWAVSFAEDSAFSTVLSVSHVWRYCGHRFHLNDLACHPLLPLLLTTSHHNALRTPDTDALLAAPEEGGPPRGGRPSRASLGVSRDPSAIYSELVLWRVDPVGPLSFSGGVSELARINSLHASAFSNVAWLPALVPSSCLGMYCSSPSACFVASDGQSLRLYQAVIEAKKLLSELSNPEIAKSVGEVFNIISQQSTAKPGCIIELDTITDFQGKETQLLHVFEEDLILGSERPQASLQPPASDSVFCARFFLVVVELTQTGKSLLHMWHLQLDALPVTMEEAPAPGSSPQKGSFSFSPPAARGRRPCCTSNLQSARRLSLSTQRLCSQDVSLPPGIQVLTATPSAGHLSASSLQPAGRAPYLIATSCSDNQVRFWRCSVTGAEPLASPDLTYQWEEWPLLVEEGLANSSAVSVSGRPVEVSCCHTSRLAVAYRHTPSSPPPSTSSPYAILSHAPNPSSNPHLCLNLTSDRSPSPYPSPNSDLSRSLNPSLRAPLVHVEIFQCESTGGSQWVLEQTLTLEDSDHTPSNNNILINNTIHVPPDSPPDLPPPDLAPSCQEGLGGGPLVHLDWVSREDGSHILTVGVGSRLYMYGLLSGKPPELGLSGADRPSHSPARMVLLRSVELVSSVEGSLPVPVCLSWVRDGILVVGMDCEMHVYSQWQPPSRPPPAPDARGSSSSIPSTLQQSQEEGLAPPRRALTRSMTSLAQKLSGKKTAYDLPVEMEDCGLFEAAHHLSPTLPQYHPIQLLELMDLGKVHRAKAILSHLVKCIAGEIVALRDSSTSQERRLRSRAISAGGSTARDSRFLSKAESSASDYTEIDSIPPLPLYALLAADQETSSKPVDQRGSVSGDSGHGSSQTDAYDELFHAPPGADLDPLDGEGEDAGSKVIDLSRYSPAFFGPEHAQVLSSHLLHSSLPGLTRMEQMSLMALADTIASTSTDLRACQAKSKGGETLDECGLKFLLAVRLHTFLLTSLPPAHRSPLLLQGLSTCHYAWAFHSEAEEELVGLLPGLQRGDPSWAELCSMGLGWWLRSGDKLRRCIEKVAKVSFQRNNDPLDAAVFYLAMKKKAVVWGLYRSQNNSKMTAFFSNNFSEERWRKAALKNAFSLLGKQRFQHAAAFFLLAGSLRDAVEVCVEKLQDLQLALVIARLYESEFETASTYKRILHRHVLGRDTQMAPHPDPFLRSMALWVLEDYSHALETLLEQPASSMGVSSMSPCNPEVFNFYTFLRTHPLLLRRHLGSSERARGGLTAQGRRLDSITLLERKLFFTAAHTHLQAGCPMLALEVLSKMPKAHTRSRVLLSQDHPASGASEPGAGSGEGEASRREQASELDWSQPVVNGTESLSGSLSVSRSESVLSFDWSQPCLAPTEPLDLKWDDDEEEGGGCVEERGDANNTPVVLQDSVSPSTETSVTPDDDDAVVVAASDDILAAQLKFGACLKILTAELRTLASGSELDGGKLRHQLCLWLEREVAALRSVCNYTPCLVLDQDQALEGEGAGGDERGEAGEGRGRTRRLWLQRNQPLLRMFLSYCSLHGSHGGGLASVRMELILLLQESQQDDSVQSAMAPSPHHHSIPLLLACTASAKTVVANPIVHLTNLTHDILHTINALDSPPHPDLVNNEIYVMHSLAASLSACIYQCLCAGHTHSHVNQFTGMVYQSELLCPTAPPRTTSLGGTLLPNTPPAQWPGMASLVRLLSSAGEDVQPSVAVLLCEILSSVFLSLFVHGLATHSSNELFRVLAHPLNSKLWVAVFGGGAMTPALEKASPVGCPPVSPSSEDVDRKRRRFRLLSSRSGSREASDRPGPEREGPGSPPPVAEQQEAAIFKEHFVPPELSIWDFFIAKPFLPPSESRVEYDSEESQDSQEEEDEEEEYDEDTFESSSPLREHSNHNSYSWCLMRLSMVQLVLGNLKSFYPMAGYDLLDLPVASPLCHAVLKTLQRWEQVLLKRLELFGGPPCKYISTPPLDQPPASGPAILRHKALFEPSNTPFRSSHHSALPVRRLWQYLVKQEEIQETFIRNIFTKKRDPSESVEDHSVTCSNTAEEPGHNQIEADQGYPGGKARIIHKESDIITAFAINKANRNCLVVASTHDIQELDVSSILATQILTWVDDEAETEAKGLSNEDFLIIHARDDFNTLHGTTPYTHSSPGTPINMPWLGGLQTGRGAAVLIKRNINNVRRMTSHPTLPYCE